A genome region from Arachidicoccus soli includes the following:
- a CDS encoding glutamate synthase subunit beta: MGKITGFLEHTRELPKKKPVEERVKDYKEFEALYEPEKLNEQAGRCMNCGVPFCHNGCPLGNVIPEFNDAVYRKEWKEAYEILSSTNNFPEFTGRICPAPCESACVLGINQPPIVIEEIEKHIIEKAFELGLVKPRTAIVRTGKKVAVVGSGPAGLAAATQLNLAGHMVTVFERDDEPGGLVRYGIPDFKLEKYVIDRRVEVMKQEGVIFKFNANVGVNVKLNDILREYNAVVLAGGSTEPRDLPIRGREHKGTYFAMQFLKQQNKRNAGKDPHALPEIESNILAEEILATGKNVIVIGGGDTGSDCVGTSNRQKAKSVTQFELMPVPPKDRTDFMPWPTYPMILKTTSSHEEGANRHWAIATKEFIADKDGNLKGLKVVDLEWKIKDGRPAQFLEVEGSEREMPCELALLAMGFVHPQHHGLIDELGVELDERGNVKATEKDFDTNIAKVFACGDMRRGQSLVVWAISEGRECARKVDEFLMGFSLLESKDENLLISNG, encoded by the coding sequence ATGGGAAAAATAACAGGTTTCTTAGAACATACGCGTGAACTTCCAAAGAAAAAACCAGTTGAGGAGCGTGTAAAGGATTATAAAGAATTTGAAGCTTTATATGAACCGGAAAAACTAAATGAACAAGCTGGAAGATGTATGAATTGTGGTGTCCCTTTTTGCCATAATGGATGTCCGTTAGGTAATGTGATTCCAGAATTCAATGACGCTGTTTATAGAAAAGAATGGAAAGAAGCTTACGAGATATTATCTTCTACAAATAATTTTCCGGAATTTACGGGTCGTATATGTCCTGCACCTTGTGAGTCAGCCTGTGTTTTGGGCATTAACCAACCGCCTATTGTTATTGAAGAGATTGAAAAGCATATTATTGAAAAAGCTTTTGAACTGGGATTGGTAAAACCCCGTACAGCCATTGTTCGTACCGGTAAGAAAGTAGCGGTAGTCGGTTCAGGACCTGCGGGTTTAGCGGCTGCCACACAGTTAAATTTAGCCGGTCATATGGTCACTGTTTTTGAACGTGATGATGAACCAGGTGGTTTGGTGCGTTATGGTATCCCGGATTTTAAACTGGAAAAATATGTCATAGATCGTAGGGTAGAGGTCATGAAACAGGAAGGCGTTATATTTAAATTTAATGCTAACGTGGGCGTGAATGTGAAACTCAATGATATCTTAAGAGAATATAATGCGGTTGTATTAGCGGGTGGTTCTACAGAACCACGCGATTTACCTATCCGTGGGAGAGAACATAAAGGGACCTATTTTGCCATGCAGTTTTTGAAACAGCAAAATAAACGCAATGCAGGTAAAGACCCGCATGCTCTTCCAGAAATTGAAAGTAATATTTTGGCGGAAGAGATCCTGGCTACAGGTAAAAATGTGATTGTAATCGGTGGTGGTGATACAGGTAGTGACTGTGTGGGGACTTCTAATCGCCAGAAAGCAAAATCCGTTACGCAGTTTGAATTAATGCCGGTGCCTCCAAAAGATAGAACGGATTTTATGCCTTGGCCTACTTATCCCATGATTTTGAAAACAACTTCTTCACATGAAGAAGGTGCTAATCGTCATTGGGCTATTGCTACCAAGGAATTTATTGCAGATAAAGATGGTAATCTGAAAGGGTTGAAGGTAGTGGATTTAGAATGGAAAATTAAAGATGGACGCCCTGCCCAATTCTTAGAAGTGGAAGGCAGTGAAAGAGAGATGCCATGTGAACTTGCTTTATTGGCTATGGGCTTTGTACATCCCCAGCATCATGGTTTGATTGATGAATTAGGCGTAGAATTAGATGAACGTGGAAATGTAAAAGCGACTGAAAAAGATTTTGACACCAATATTGCAAAAGTTTTTGCTTGTGGTGATATGCGTCGCGGTCAGTCTCTTGTAGTCTGGGCGATCAGTGAGGGTAGAGAATGTGCAAGAAAAGTAGATGAATTTTTAATGGGCTTCTCCCTGCTTGAAAGTAAAGATGAAAATTTACTGATCTCAAATGGCTAA